The Agarilytica rhodophyticola genome has a window encoding:
- a CDS encoding flagellar hook assembly protein FlgD, whose translation MSELNATNNSVFNNLSIRDKKESTPQDNELGQSAFLELMITQLENQDPLSPQDNTEFVAQLAQFSSVESLDKLNNNFDSFTNNFVANQALQASSLVGRSVTVPTDTAILESGNVVSASIDVPSSTGDLSVSIYNEAGELVDQISLGEQPAGEMVMRWDGLNFEVNGDLTDWQSSHENGLPAGTYKFEVTSSIDGVDTVLETALSANVNSVTVASNGSLILNLAGIGAVSLADVKQFNE comes from the coding sequence ATGTCGGAACTTAACGCCACAAATAACAGTGTTTTTAATAATTTATCTATTAGAGATAAAAAAGAAAGCACACCACAAGACAATGAGCTTGGGCAAAGTGCTTTTTTAGAATTAATGATTACTCAACTGGAAAATCAAGATCCTCTTAGTCCACAAGATAATACGGAGTTTGTAGCACAGTTGGCGCAATTTAGTTCTGTAGAAAGTCTCGATAAGCTCAATAATAACTTTGACAGTTTTACTAATAATTTTGTTGCTAATCAAGCGCTACAAGCATCGAGCCTGGTTGGGCGTTCGGTTACGGTGCCCACAGATACAGCCATTTTAGAGTCAGGTAATGTTGTCAGTGCCAGTATAGATGTTCCTTCTAGCACAGGGGATTTATCGGTCAGTATATATAACGAAGCTGGTGAATTGGTTGATCAAATTAGCTTAGGTGAACAACCTGCAGGTGAAATGGTTATGCGTTGGGATGGCTTGAATTTTGAAGTTAATGGTGATCTTACCGATTGGCAAAGCAGCCACGAAAATGGCTTGCCTGCAGGCACTTACAAATTTGAAGTGACATCAAGTATTGATGGTGTCGATACTGTTCTAGAAACAGCGTTAAGCGCTAATGTTAATAGTGTTACCGTTGCTAGTAACGGTTCGCTTATTCTTAACTTAGCTGGAATTGGTGCCGTGAGTTTGGCGGATGTTAAACAATTTAATGAATAG
- the flgC gene encoding flagellar basal body rod protein FlgC translates to MAITNIFDIAGSGMNAQSIRLNTTASNIANAETASSSSDQVYRGRHPLFSAVYQDMSGNNFGDSFGNSDNARVRVDGIVESDAPLQPRYEPGHPKANEDGYVYYPNVNIVEEMTNMISASRSFQVNVEMMSSAKQMMQRVLSLGQ, encoded by the coding sequence ATGGCAATTACAAATATTTTTGATATTGCTGGCTCAGGCATGAATGCTCAGAGTATTCGTTTGAATACTACTGCAAGTAATATTGCTAATGCAGAAACAGCAAGTTCCAGTAGCGATCAAGTGTATCGCGGGAGGCATCCTTTATTCTCTGCAGTTTATCAGGATATGTCAGGAAACAATTTTGGTGATAGTTTTGGTAACTCCGATAACGCAAGAGTTCGAGTCGATGGTATTGTTGAAAGTGATGCTCCATTGCAACCACGCTATGAACCTGGACATCCAAAAGCTAATGAAGATGGTTATGTTTATTATCCGAATGTCAATATTGTAGAAGAGATGACGAATATGATTTCAGCATCCCGTTCGTTTCAGGTGAATGTGGAGATGATGAGTTCAGCCAAACAGATGATGCAACGAGTGTTAAGTCTCGGACAATAG
- the flgB gene encoding flagellar basal body rod protein FlgB gives MTTISFQKAVGLAENALRLRAERAGVISSNLANVDTPNYKARDFDFHKALKSQMGNSDSRMDKTHEGHMEVSRGARGDDDYSYRIPQQPSVDGNTVEENIEHAEFTRNNLEFQAAFTFLNGNFKGLQKAIRGE, from the coding sequence ATGACGACAATTTCTTTCCAAAAAGCCGTAGGCCTCGCAGAAAACGCTCTGCGTTTGCGTGCCGAACGCGCCGGTGTTATTTCGAGCAACCTCGCAAACGTAGATACTCCGAACTATAAAGCCCGCGATTTTGATTTTCACAAAGCGCTTAAAAGTCAAATGGGAAACAGCGATAGTCGTATGGATAAAACTCATGAAGGACACATGGAGGTCTCGCGTGGCGCTAGGGGAGATGATGACTACAGCTATCGTATACCGCAACAACCTTCAGTTGATGGTAATACAGTGGAAGAAAATATTGAACACGCTGAGTTCACTCGTAACAATCTTGAGTTTCAAGCTGCGTTCACTTTCTTGAATGGCAATTTTAAAGGTCTGCAAAAAGCTATCCGTGGAGAATAA
- a CDS encoding CheR family methyltransferase, with translation MVNNTIAQLSISEFHEFREYLRQIAGIDLGDNKKYLVETRLKKILSEHKCSSTAQLVSLIKQPTNGKVRQQVIDVMTTNETFWFRDVYPYDYLKHTLLPQLSQDQPGGRFRIWSAACSSGQEPYSMSMIIEECLKENNSVRNLNVEIIATDLSSEILQQAKQGIYDRLSINRGLSNDRLNSFFEPQGDEQWQMKRNLRQRINFRPLNLQESYASLGRFDIVFCRNVLIYFSAELKKDILTRIHGTLKPGGYLFLGASETLAAASDLFDMVHCNPGVVYKAK, from the coding sequence ATGGTAAATAATACGATTGCTCAGCTTTCGATCTCTGAGTTTCACGAGTTTCGGGAGTATTTAAGACAAATTGCTGGTATTGATTTAGGTGATAATAAAAAGTACTTAGTAGAAACACGCTTAAAGAAGATATTGTCTGAACATAAGTGTAGTTCTACTGCACAATTAGTTAGCCTCATAAAGCAACCAACTAATGGCAAAGTGCGTCAGCAAGTGATTGATGTCATGACGACCAATGAAACTTTTTGGTTCCGGGATGTTTATCCCTATGATTATCTGAAACACACACTTCTTCCTCAACTCAGTCAAGATCAGCCTGGTGGCCGCTTTCGTATTTGGTCTGCTGCTTGCTCTTCAGGCCAGGAACCATATTCTATGAGTATGATTATTGAGGAGTGCTTGAAGGAAAATAACTCGGTTCGAAACCTCAATGTTGAAATTATCGCTACTGATTTATCCAGTGAAATTTTGCAGCAAGCTAAACAAGGTATCTATGATAGGTTATCTATTAATCGTGGTTTGTCTAACGACCGTTTGAATAGTTTTTTTGAGCCACAAGGTGATGAGCAGTGGCAAATGAAAAGAAACTTACGTCAACGTATTAACTTTCGCCCGTTAAACTTACAGGAAAGTTATGCATCACTAGGTAGGTTTGATATTGTTTTTTGTCGTAATGTTCTCATTTATTTCTCTGCAGAATTGAAAAAGGATATTTTGACTCGAATTCATGGTACTTTAAAACCAGGTGGCTACCTATTTTTAGGTGCATCCGAAACGCTTGCAGCCGCCTCCGATCTGTTTGATATGGTGCACTGTAATCCTGGGGTTGTTTACAAAGCAAAGTAG
- a CDS encoding chemotaxis protein CheV, whose translation MAGVLDSVNQRTQLVGQNRLELLLFNLGGSQLYGINVFKVKEVLQCPALSEIPKRHPVIRGLAHIRGGTIPIMDMKLATGHPPLTDIENCFVIIAEYNRSTQGFLVKGVERIVNMNWADIHPPPKGAGKDNYLTAVSEVDGKLIEIIDVEKILAEVSPMAEDVSAEIIEAAQEDIQVQKHILIVDDSSIARKQIQKVVESLGVKTTLRKDGKEALDYLLELIESGKDPYNELLLVVSDIEMPEMDGYTFTAEIRANPQLKDMHIVLHTSLSGVFNEAMVKKVGANDFLAKFHPDELAKRVNSRIAELIGDE comes from the coding sequence ATGGCTGGTGTTCTTGATAGTGTCAATCAGCGCACTCAGTTGGTGGGGCAGAATCGCCTTGAACTATTGCTATTCAATCTTGGCGGCTCACAGTTATATGGAATTAACGTGTTTAAAGTGAAAGAAGTATTACAGTGTCCAGCACTGAGTGAAATCCCCAAGCGTCATCCTGTTATTCGAGGTCTTGCACATATACGTGGCGGCACGATACCTATTATGGATATGAAGTTAGCGACAGGTCATCCGCCTTTAACAGATATTGAGAACTGTTTTGTTATTATCGCCGAATATAATAGGTCGACTCAGGGTTTTCTTGTGAAGGGGGTTGAACGAATAGTTAACATGAATTGGGCGGATATACACCCGCCACCCAAGGGAGCGGGTAAAGACAATTACCTTACCGCTGTATCTGAGGTAGATGGCAAGTTGATTGAAATCATAGACGTGGAAAAAATCTTAGCTGAAGTTTCGCCAATGGCGGAGGATGTCAGTGCCGAGATTATTGAAGCTGCGCAAGAAGACATTCAAGTTCAAAAACATATCCTTATTGTTGATGATTCTTCTATTGCTCGTAAGCAAATACAAAAGGTTGTAGAAAGCCTGGGTGTTAAAACAACCTTGCGTAAAGACGGCAAAGAAGCCCTTGACTATTTGCTTGAGCTCATAGAATCAGGCAAAGATCCTTATAATGAGCTATTGCTTGTGGTGTCCGACATCGAAATGCCAGAAATGGACGGCTATACATTTACTGCGGAGATAAGGGCCAATCCTCAATTAAAAGATATGCATATTGTGCTCCATACCTCGTTAAGTGGTGTCTTTAATGAAGCTATGGTGAAAAAAGTTGGCGCTAATGATTTTCTTGCTAAGTTTCATCCCGATGAGTTGGCGAAACGTGTAAATTCTCGCATTGCTGAGTTAATAGGTGACGAGTAA
- the flgA gene encoding flagellar basal body P-ring formation chaperone FlgA — MELRSFFASLSLVLLSYNAISAEKQNIEALRNHVLAHTTSHYRNVFGEENFKNNVKIRIGNLDSRLRLNRCDDNLTFKISQPPQNISNITVKTSCVGKHRWTIYVPVKIDVYANVLVAKRSLSRGHLFTEHDLDYRQLNTASSGYGYLEDMSRVIGMELKRPISSGDIVHLALLKKPNIVRKGQTVIVTSKSRFLSVETEGIALISGQLGQDIRVKNQRSNKIVQARIVAPGIVATR, encoded by the coding sequence ATGGAACTACGCAGTTTTTTTGCATCACTATCGTTAGTATTACTCTCATATAACGCTATATCGGCCGAAAAGCAGAATATAGAAGCGCTTAGGAATCACGTTCTAGCTCATACAACGTCACATTATAGAAATGTTTTTGGTGAAGAGAATTTCAAAAATAATGTCAAAATTCGGATTGGTAATCTCGACTCGCGTCTCAGACTCAATAGATGTGACGACAATTTGACATTCAAGATCAGCCAACCTCCGCAAAATATAAGTAACATTACCGTTAAAACAAGTTGTGTTGGTAAGCATCGCTGGACAATCTATGTTCCAGTTAAAATTGATGTCTACGCTAATGTACTGGTAGCAAAACGCTCTTTATCACGAGGGCACTTATTTACCGAGCATGATCTAGATTATCGGCAGCTTAACACTGCATCGTCGGGATATGGTTATCTTGAGGATATGTCGCGCGTTATAGGTATGGAACTAAAAAGACCTATAAGCTCCGGGGATATCGTACATTTAGCATTACTGAAAAAACCAAATATTGTACGTAAAGGACAAACCGTTATCGTGACTTCCAAATCGCGTTTCTTATCTGTGGAAACAGAAGGCATTGCCTTAATCAGTGGCCAACTAGGCCAAGATATAAGAGTTAAAAACCAACGGTCAAATAAAATTGTACAAGCACGAATAGTTGCGCCAGGTATTGTCGCGACCCGTTAG
- the flgM gene encoding flagellar biosynthesis anti-sigma factor FlgM: MVIDPGSNVNSHGTSAGKARQQNATKSDEQGLASPSTKQQPAESDSVSLSSASLSIAKIESKIAETSDIDTAKVDRIKTSVDSGNYQIDSGAIANTLLQEEQQLG; the protein is encoded by the coding sequence ATGGTTATCGATCCTGGAAGTAATGTTAATTCTCACGGTACCTCTGCTGGCAAAGCTCGCCAACAGAATGCGACAAAGTCAGACGAGCAGGGCCTTGCATCGCCTTCAACGAAGCAACAACCTGCTGAGTCAGACAGCGTGTCATTGAGCTCAGCCAGCTTAAGCATCGCTAAAATCGAAAGTAAAATTGCTGAAACGAGTGACATAGATACGGCAAAGGTTGACCGCATCAAGACTTCGGTAGATTCTGGTAACTATCAAATCGATAGCGGCGCAATCGCCAATACCCTGCTGCAGGAAGAACAGCAACTAGGTTAA
- a CDS encoding flagella synthesis protein FlgN encodes MNTDIAAQDIERQIASDIDACHTLLDLLDQEQEALKARDADLLEQVVKNKMPALSHLEESAKRRASWANITQEKQSSGKWEEFVNSFNQQQLKEHWQELKRLTQQCQQKNEINGKILSRQQQIYGRLVGLLRGQTSAPNLYSAAGTATASRSSIKVDEA; translated from the coding sequence ATGAATACAGATATTGCAGCTCAAGATATAGAAAGACAAATTGCATCTGACATCGATGCATGTCACACATTGCTCGACCTACTGGATCAGGAGCAAGAAGCTCTTAAGGCAAGGGATGCAGATTTACTTGAACAAGTTGTTAAAAACAAAATGCCAGCCCTCTCCCATCTTGAAGAAAGTGCCAAGCGCAGAGCGAGCTGGGCAAATATCACTCAAGAAAAACAATCTTCAGGTAAATGGGAAGAGTTTGTTAATAGCTTTAATCAGCAGCAACTCAAAGAACACTGGCAAGAGTTGAAGCGACTCACACAACAATGCCAGCAAAAGAATGAAATAAATGGCAAAATTCTTAGCCGCCAACAACAGATTTATGGTCGTTTGGTGGGATTGTTACGTGGTCAAACCTCTGCGCCAAATTTATACAGTGCGGCTGGTACGGCGACAGCAAGTAGGTCATCAATTAAAGTGGACGAAGCCTAA
- a CDS encoding TIGR04282 family arsenosugar biosynthesis glycosyltransferase, translating into MVSINRSISKSSTILQFAKTPQPGKVKTRLLPVLTPDQAAILHQNLLTHVANVAAQVEGVSHQLWSTAGGEFIESLANQNSSAHYLQVGEDLGKRLAYAVEQTIDHTDAVILIGSDCPYLDTAYYLRVTEAICEGDNDLVIGPAHDGGYVLLALGKYYPELFEGIAWGTEKVFEQTIAKAKQLSLKVKCDTILDDIDRPEDLAALRSNLMYQHLLAGL; encoded by the coding sequence GTGGTATCAATAAATCGGTCGATATCGAAATCATCGACTATTCTGCAGTTTGCTAAAACCCCTCAGCCAGGCAAAGTTAAAACACGGTTATTGCCTGTACTCACACCTGATCAAGCGGCGATTTTGCACCAAAACCTATTAACCCATGTGGCCAATGTCGCGGCGCAAGTGGAGGGTGTTTCTCATCAGCTATGGTCTACCGCAGGAGGAGAGTTTATTGAATCTCTGGCTAATCAGAACTCATCAGCACACTATCTTCAAGTGGGCGAGGATTTAGGGAAACGACTTGCCTATGCGGTGGAGCAAACTATAGATCACACAGATGCAGTAATTTTGATCGGTAGTGACTGTCCATATTTGGATACCGCTTATTATCTGCGAGTGACGGAGGCTATTTGTGAAGGCGACAATGACTTGGTAATTGGTCCTGCTCATGATGGAGGTTATGTTTTGTTGGCTTTGGGTAAATATTATCCAGAATTGTTTGAGGGAATAGCTTGGGGGACTGAGAAGGTATTCGAACAAACTATAGCGAAAGCTAAGCAACTTAGCTTAAAGGTTAAGTGCGATACTATCTTGGATGATATTGATCGACCAGAAGACTTGGCGGCCTTACGAAGTAATCTAATGTACCAGCATTTACTGGCGGGCCTTTAA
- a CDS encoding TIGR04283 family arsenosugar biosynthesis glycosyltransferase yields the protein MSEIILSIIIPVLNEAPMLANRMPRFKALSDDEATEVIFVDGGSSDGTVELLSDNGLYVVHSACGRARQMNLAARVAKGAHMLFLHVDTALPDNFHLLKNIITHYNWGFFRLRLSHTSWRYQSIALGINWRSRLFKVATGDQAIFVKSSLFWQHGGYGDLELMEDIDLTRRLKKYSLPYIFDDCVVASSRRWESRGIIKTAILMWFLQLAFKTGISSKRIKAWYQ from the coding sequence ATGTCTGAGATTATTCTGTCAATTATCATCCCTGTGTTGAATGAGGCGCCCATGCTCGCCAATAGGATGCCGCGCTTTAAGGCTTTGAGCGATGATGAGGCTACGGAAGTGATTTTTGTCGATGGGGGAAGCTCTGACGGTACCGTCGAGCTTCTGAGTGATAATGGTTTATATGTTGTACATAGCGCCTGCGGTCGAGCCAGGCAAATGAATTTAGCGGCCAGGGTAGCGAAGGGGGCTCATATGTTATTCTTACATGTAGATACAGCCTTACCTGATAATTTTCATCTGCTAAAGAATATAATTACCCATTATAACTGGGGGTTTTTTCGGCTACGACTTAGTCATACTTCCTGGCGTTATCAATCTATTGCTTTAGGAATCAATTGGCGATCACGTCTATTTAAAGTGGCGACAGGAGATCAGGCGATTTTTGTTAAGTCATCACTTTTTTGGCAGCACGGTGGCTATGGCGATTTAGAGTTAATGGAAGACATTGATTTGACGCGCCGTCTAAAAAAATATTCGCTACCTTACATTTTCGACGATTGTGTGGTGGCGTCATCTCGTCGTTGGGAGTCTCGAGGTATTATTAAAACAGCTATTTTGATGTGGTTTTTACAACTAGCATTTAAAACGGGTATTTCTTCAAAAAGGATTAAAGCGTGGTATCAATAA
- a CDS encoding DUF5050 domain-containing protein, giving the protein MPDSTKKQTLKNNFEPGDIPTSQNFNDLIDMATNASDIDAGILSQERIPSDLALSSVSGDGSALTNLNAGEIMLGTISSERLQNATDEVTGAVRFATEAELAAGNIGVVVSASSLRRSIDDVKMRTDNQLASVESYLPEHFVRTSFSGDGSRLSALNADNIDSGELNAMRLPPATEQTAGAIRIATQEEIQAQAANNLAITPAALAQTVDQANSRQQEDINTMLAQKADITYVDAQLTQLEAGLKFKKDVDLVADVAVITGTNASLIELDGVMVGDGDRVLLTAQPNAQDNRVWIARRDAPWDIAEDFNEIPEGEIFVGTSVEVQQGDSFANSIWSVAQINPVNGQRLELSWRKRNDVPQYQAGEGVIIDGLQIRADRTWIEGNYSSSEPVNYQAGAGISIDNNSISVDQSWLQSNTLNQSSLSTQITQLRTELNSQLRRIDTGTYEQVSAGVEYYSPDQHGGYYGVVIRKYLNALQSRSGTLAQIPESELIDYKLILMHDQGWQTVMNSINFSETESVGLRLMPSGALTLQLSPGFELRSAWVDYVKKALKILSADRRWLKSYDFAQSASTNLVSLSNSSIHGIEVDTRGKKLYWKEYNESSGVGWIKRANFDGSHVENVLEVGMTQGLVIDPLQQKIYWCDWSFWFTRTGKGILYRANLDGTDKESIYSNEAHLGNTRHLSLDLSAGKIYWFDMGDRNILYRANLDGSNFESMGEFTTGHSPNGIAIDSTNNHIYWTSYYGETGGTDDGCVKRANLDGTAEETLIAAPNARMPRHLELDIANDHLYFIDNNSSGLKRANLNGSNIETIPGISGNYFSLYRE; this is encoded by the coding sequence ATGCCTGACAGTACTAAAAAGCAGACACTGAAAAATAATTTTGAACCTGGAGATATTCCCACATCGCAAAATTTCAATGATTTAATTGACATGGCAACTAACGCATCAGATATTGATGCTGGGATACTCAGCCAAGAACGTATACCCAGCGACTTAGCACTATCTAGTGTAAGTGGTGACGGTAGTGCTTTAACTAATCTTAATGCCGGTGAGATAATGTTAGGTACGATTAGTTCTGAACGCCTACAAAATGCCACTGATGAGGTCACGGGAGCGGTACGTTTTGCTACTGAGGCGGAGTTGGCTGCTGGAAATATTGGTGTGGTGGTAAGCGCAAGCAGTTTGCGAAGGTCGATAGATGATGTGAAGATGCGTACGGATAATCAGTTGGCTTCAGTTGAAAGTTATTTACCTGAGCATTTTGTGCGTACAAGTTTTAGCGGTGATGGTAGCCGGTTGAGTGCGTTAAACGCGGATAATATTGACAGTGGGGAACTCAATGCCATGCGTTTGCCTCCAGCCACCGAGCAAACGGCCGGCGCTATACGTATTGCAACTCAAGAGGAAATACAGGCACAAGCGGCAAATAACCTGGCCATTACACCGGCAGCTTTGGCTCAAACAGTAGATCAAGCAAATTCCCGTCAACAGGAAGATATAAATACGATGCTTGCGCAAAAAGCTGACATCACCTATGTAGATGCCCAGCTAACTCAACTTGAAGCTGGGCTTAAATTTAAAAAAGATGTTGATCTTGTTGCTGATGTCGCTGTTATCACCGGTACAAATGCCAGCCTAATAGAACTTGACGGTGTTATGGTCGGCGATGGCGATAGGGTGCTGTTGACGGCACAGCCTAATGCCCAAGATAATCGTGTGTGGATCGCAAGACGGGATGCTCCATGGGATATTGCTGAAGATTTTAATGAAATTCCCGAAGGCGAAATATTTGTTGGGACTTCTGTGGAGGTACAACAGGGCGATAGTTTTGCAAACAGTATATGGAGTGTAGCGCAAATAAACCCTGTTAACGGTCAGCGCTTAGAATTGAGCTGGCGTAAGCGCAACGATGTTCCCCAATACCAAGCCGGTGAGGGTGTGATTATTGACGGTTTGCAAATTCGTGCTGATAGAACCTGGATTGAAGGAAATTATTCAAGTAGTGAACCGGTAAATTATCAAGCTGGAGCCGGTATTAGCATTGACAATAATAGTATTTCTGTGGATCAAAGTTGGTTGCAAAGTAATACGCTTAATCAGAGCAGCCTTAGCACACAAATAACGCAACTTCGCACAGAGTTGAACTCGCAATTGCGCCGTATCGACACAGGAACCTATGAACAAGTTAGCGCAGGTGTAGAATACTATTCTCCCGATCAACACGGAGGATACTACGGCGTGGTGATCCGAAAATATCTGAATGCATTGCAAAGCCGTAGTGGAACCCTTGCACAAATTCCCGAATCAGAATTAATTGACTATAAATTAATACTAATGCACGATCAAGGTTGGCAAACTGTGATGAATAGTATTAATTTTTCCGAAACAGAAAGTGTCGGTCTTCGCTTAATGCCCTCAGGTGCATTGACTTTGCAGCTATCGCCAGGGTTTGAATTGCGCAGCGCTTGGGTTGATTATGTTAAAAAGGCCTTAAAAATACTTTCGGCTGATAGGCGTTGGCTGAAAAGTTACGACTTTGCACAAAGCGCTAGCACTAATTTAGTTTCCCTTAGTAATAGTTCTATACATGGTATCGAAGTTGATACTCGAGGTAAAAAATTGTATTGGAAAGAGTACAATGAGAGCAGCGGTGTAGGATGGATAAAGCGCGCAAACTTCGATGGGTCACATGTAGAAAATGTATTAGAAGTGGGTATGACACAAGGCTTGGTTATCGATCCGTTGCAACAAAAAATATATTGGTGTGACTGGAGCTTTTGGTTTACCCGAACAGGTAAGGGCATACTATATCGCGCTAATTTAGATGGTACTGATAAGGAAAGCATCTATTCAAATGAAGCCCATCTCGGTAACACCCGCCACCTTAGCCTAGACCTCTCCGCTGGAAAAATCTACTGGTTTGATATGGGGGATAGAAATATTTTGTACCGGGCCAATCTGGATGGAAGTAATTTTGAAAGCATGGGAGAATTTACTACTGGACATTCTCCCAATGGCATTGCGATTGATAGCACCAACAATCACATTTATTGGACTAGCTATTATGGAGAAACAGGGGGAACGGACGATGGTTGTGTCAAACGCGCGAATTTAGATGGCACGGCAGAAGAGACACTTATTGCCGCGCCAAATGCACGTATGCCAAGGCACTTGGAACTTGATATTGCGAATGATCATTTGTATTTCATTGATAATAATAGTTCTGGTTTAAAACGTGCAAATTTAAATGGTTCAAATATTGAGACTATACCCGGAATCTCTGGAAATTACTTTAGTTTGTATCGTGAGTAA
- a CDS encoding methionine synthase, whose product MKILLPTSTAGSLPKPSWLAEPEKLWSPWKLKDQELIDGKHDALLVSLQEQRHAGIDIVSDGEQTRQHFVTTFIEHLSGVDFAKRETVKIRNRYDASVPTVVDAVSRSIPVFVEDAKFLRQQTNQPIKWALPGPMTMVDTLYDNYYKDRKTLAWEFAKILNQEAKELEAAGVDIIQFDEPAFNVFFDEVKDWGIACLEKAIEGLKCETVVHICYGYGIKANTDWKLTLGSQWRQYEEVFPQLRQSNVDIISLECHNSRVPIELLELIQGKKVMVGAIDVATDEIESPEDVATTLRQALEYVDADKLYPCTNCGMAPLTREVARGKLNALRAGAEIVREELSV is encoded by the coding sequence ATGAAAATATTATTACCTACCTCAACTGCTGGCAGCTTACCTAAACCTTCCTGGCTTGCTGAACCTGAGAAACTCTGGTCACCTTGGAAATTAAAAGATCAAGAATTAATTGACGGCAAACACGATGCACTACTTGTTTCTTTACAAGAACAAAGACACGCAGGGATTGATATTGTCAGTGACGGCGAGCAAACCCGCCAACACTTTGTTACCACATTTATTGAGCATCTTAGCGGTGTTGACTTTGCAAAACGTGAAACTGTTAAAATTCGTAATCGTTATGATGCCAGCGTACCGACAGTCGTTGATGCTGTGAGTCGATCCATTCCAGTATTTGTTGAAGATGCCAAATTTTTACGACAGCAAACCAACCAACCTATTAAGTGGGCTTTACCTGGCCCTATGACAATGGTGGATACACTCTATGATAACTATTATAAAGACCGTAAGACTCTTGCTTGGGAATTTGCCAAAATTCTTAATCAAGAAGCTAAAGAGTTAGAAGCTGCCGGTGTTGATATTATCCAATTTGATGAGCCTGCATTTAATGTGTTTTTTGATGAAGTCAAGGACTGGGGAATCGCTTGTTTGGAAAAAGCGATTGAAGGGCTAAAATGTGAAACGGTGGTACATATTTGTTATGGCTACGGTATTAAAGCTAATACAGACTGGAAGCTTACACTGGGTTCACAATGGCGTCAGTATGAAGAGGTGTTTCCCCAACTACGACAATCTAACGTAGATATCATTTCATTGGAGTGCCACAACTCGCGTGTGCCGATAGAATTGCTTGAGCTTATTCAAGGTAAAAAAGTGATGGTTGGAGCCATTGATGTGGCAACAGACGAGATTGAAAGCCCTGAAGATGTTGCTACCACTCTGCGGCAAGCGCTTGAGTATGTTGATGCTGATAAGCTTTACCCATGCACCAACTGCGGTATGGCACCGCTGACTCGTGAAGTGGCAAGAGGAAAACTAAATGCTTTACGTGCTGGTGCAGAAATAGTTAGAGAGGAGTTATCGGTCTAG